Proteins from one Juglans microcarpa x Juglans regia isolate MS1-56 chromosome 1S, Jm3101_v1.0, whole genome shotgun sequence genomic window:
- the LOC121246581 gene encoding cyclin-D4-2-like produces the protein MAESFDCATPNLLCSENCNACFDGFDCKTNNGVGISPSWNKQSNHTHNQDPIFDIIRSESLMGFPLESEERVREMVEMEREYLPSDDYLKRLRSRDLDLSARIEALHWIWKARACFSFGPLSACLSINYLDRFLSIYELPRGKSWAVQLLAVACLSLASKMEETKVPQLVDLQVGEPQFVFEAKTVQRMELLVLSTLGWRMQAFTPLSFIDYFLRKINGVQHPSTLSISRSVQLILSIIKGIDFLEFRPSEIAAAVAISVSRQMRAVDIDRAMTCFIYVEKGRLLKCLDLIKDLSLSLINGSANVASALAPPLPQSPIGVLDATCLSYTSDELTVGSCANSLHNSPDIRGRNQTRPSDVDI, from the exons ATGGCCGAAAGTTTTGACTGTGCCACCCCAAATCTTCTGTGTTCAGAGAACTGTAATGCTTGTTTTGATGGCTTTGATTGCAAAACCAATAATGGGGTTGGGATTTCCCCCTCTTGGAACAAGCAAAGCAATCACACACACAATCAAGACCCGATTTTTGATATAATTAGATCCGAATCGTTGATGGGTTTTCCACTGGAAAGCGAAGAGAGAGTCAGAGAAATGgtagagatggagagagagtaTTTGCCCTCGGATGATTACCTCAAGAGATTGCGCAGTAGGGACTTGGACTTGAGTGCTAGGATAGAGGCTCTTCATTGGATTTGGAAG GCTCGTGCATGTTTCAGTTTTGGACCATTAAGTGCTTGTCTATCCATTAACTATCTGGATCGCTTcctatcaatttatgaattacCA AGAGGAAAAAGTTGGGCTGTGCAGTTGTTAGCTGTGGCTTGTTTGTCATTAGCATCCAAAATGGAGGAGACTAAAGTGCCTCAGTTGGTAGATTTACAG GTGGGAGAACCCCAGTTTGTGTTTGAAGCTAAAACTGTACAAAGAATGGAGCTTCTGGTGCTGAGCACATTGGGGTGGAGAATGCAAGCTTTTacccctctctctttcattGACTACTTTCTCAGAAAGATTAACGGTGTTCAGCATCCATCAACATTGTCCATCTCTAGATCAGTACAACTGATACTGAGCATAATCAAAG GTATTGACTTCTTGGAATTCAGGCCTTCTGAAATTGCTGCAGCTGTGGCTATTTCTGTTTCAAGGCAAATGAGAGCAGTGGACATTGATAGGGCCATGACCTGTTTCATATATGTTGAAAAG GGAAGATTGTTGAAATGTCTAGATCTGATCAAAGATCTGTCATTATCATTGATTAATGGGTCTGCTAATGTGGCTAGTGCCTTAGCCCCACCTTTACCCCAAAGCCCCATTGGGGTTTTAGATGCTACATGCTTGAGCTATACAAGTGATGAATTAACAGTAGGATCATGTGCAAATTCTTTACATAATAGTCCAGATATAAGAGGAAGAAACCAGACAAGACCATCTGATGTGGACATCTAG
- the LOC121247193 gene encoding ATP-dependent 6-phosphofructokinase 5, chloroplastic-like — MGALSHSITPNFALPRLDYHPSYGLPRLNSPCRRSNSARVAKKLLVSAATAKRIPDVDFNDPDWKSKFQKDFERRFNIPHITDIFPDAIPIPSTFCLRMRTPVSEDFAGGYPSDEEWHGYINNNDRVLLKVINYTSPTSAGAECIDPDCNWVEQWVHRAGPREKIYFRPEEVKAAIVTCGGLCPGLNDVIRQIVITLEIYGVKKIVGIPFGYRGFSDKELSEMPLSRKVVQNIHLSGGSLLGVSRGGPPISEIVDSMEERGINMLFVLGGNGTHAGANAIHNECRKRQMRVAVVGVPKTIDNDILLMDKTFGFDTAVEEAQRAINSAYIEAHSAYHGVGIVKLMGRSSGFIAMHASLASGQIDICLIPELHFNLHGPHGVLRHLKYLIETKGSAVICVAEGAGQDFLQKTNAKDASGNTVLGDIGVHIQQEIKKHFKGIGVPVDVKYIDPTYMIRCGRANASDGILCTVLGQNAVHGAFAGYSGITVGICNTHYVYLPIPEVISYPRLVDPNSRMWHRCLTSTGQPDFI, encoded by the exons ATGGGTGCTCTCTCGCATTCGATCACCCCCAATTTCGCTCTCCCGCGCCTCGACTATCACCCCTCTTATGGACTTCCGCGCTTGAACTCTCCTTGCCGGCGATCAAACTCGGCCCGAGTCGCCAAGAAACTCCTTGTGTCTGCTGCGACCGCCAAGCGGATCCCCGACGTCGACTTCAACGATCCTGATTGGAAGTCCAAGTTCCAGAAGGACTTCGAGAGGCGCTTCAACATTCCTCACATCACCGACATTTTCCCTGATGCCATCCCAATTCCATCCACTTTTTGTCTCAGAATGAG GACACCGGTGTCTGAAGATTTTGCAGGAGGTTATCCTTCCGACGAGGAGTGGCATGGTTACATAAATAATAACGACAGGGTTCTCCTTAAG GTCATTAACTACACGTCACCTACATCTGCCGGTGCGGAGTGCATTGATCCTGATTGTAATTGGGTAGAACAATG GGTTCATCGTGCTGGGCCTCGGGAGAAGATATACTTCAGGCCCGAAGAGGTGAAAGCAGCAATTGTAACTTGTGGGGGGCTGTGCCCTGGTCTCAATGATGTCATCAGACAG ATTGTCATCACACTTGAAATATATGGTGTGAAAAAGATTGTCGGGATTCCCTTTGGTTATCGTGGATTTTCTGATAAAGAATTAAGTGAAATGCCG CTGTCGAGGAAAGTGGTTCAGAATATCCATCTTTCTGGTGGAAGCTTGTTAGGCGTTTCTCGAGGAGGACCTCCCATAAGTGAAATCGTGGACAGTATGGAG GAAAGAGGAATCAACATGCTCTTTGTGTTGGGTGGGAATGGCACGCATGCTGGGGCCAATGCGATACACAATGAG TGCCGTAAAAGACAGATGAGGGTGGCTGTAGTTGGTGTGCCAAAAACTATAGACAACGATATACTGCTGATGGATAAAACTTTTGGTTTTGATACTGCTGTGGAAGAAGCACAAAGAGCAATAAACTCCGCATACATAGAG gcACACAGTGCTTATCATGGCGTTGGAATTGTGAAATTGATGGGTCGCAGCAGTGGATTTATAGCTATGCATGCATCACTAGCTAGTGGGCAAATTGATATATGCTTGATTCCCGAG CTACATTTTAATTTGCACGGGCCTCATGGCGTTCTGCGGCATCTGAAATACTTGATTGAGACAAAGGGTTCAGCTGTTATCTGTGTTGCAGAGGGAGCAGGGCAG GATTTTCTTCAGAAAACTAATGCTAAAGATGCATCTGGGAACACCGTACTCGGAGATATCGGTGTACACATTCAGCAAGAG ataaaaaaacatttcaagGGGATTGGTGTTCCAGTTGATGTGAAGTATATTGATCCAACGTACATGATCCGTTGTGGACGTGCAAATGCATCAGATGGAATTCTATGCACTGTACTAGGACAAAATGCt GTTCATGGCGCATTTGCAGGATATAGCGGCATTACAGTAGGCATATGCAACACGCATTATGTCTATCTTCCAATTCCTGAGGTCATTTCTTATCCCAGGTTGGTGGACCCCAACAGTAGAATGTGGCATCGTTGCTTGACTTCAACAGGCCAGCCTGACTTTATCTGA